A genomic segment from Flavobacteriales bacterium encodes:
- a CDS encoding ABC transporter ATP-binding protein/permease: MRSLRHLNSYFARYKWMLLLGILFISVSNFFGVLSPALIRESFNSISEWIAKGSEGKLSSDEVISGAMKAALWYAVVYMIYALLKGLFLFFTRQTIIVMSRHIEYDLKNEIYAKYQELSLSFYRRNNTGDLMNRISEDVSRVRMYIGPAIMYITNLAVLFVLVIYRMIDINPELTLYVLTPLPIMAFLVYTVSKRINKKSEEVQAQQSNLTTHAQEAFAGIRVVKTFGREKSIEEDFRKESELYKHRVLSLVKTDALFSPVITLLIGLSTILTVYIGCRQAFEGQIEIGVIAEFVIYVNMLTWPFATVGWVSSLIQRAAASQERINEFLRIQPEIKNEKSEEEEVRGQIEFKDVSFTYGDSGIQALKNISFKVEPGQTLAIIGKTGSGKSTISALICRLLEAEKGVVHIDGKAIAEVNLDSLRSNIGYVPQDVFLFSDTIANNISFGLKKETATKERIEQAAKDAAIYDNISEFKEGFETLVGERGITLSGGQKQRVSIARAIIREPRILIFDDCLSAVDTETEDQILRNLKRIMQGRTSVLISHRVSTVRHADQIIVLQNGEIAERGTHQELIDKQGYYFDLYRKQLLEEQKIG, from the coding sequence ATGCGATCATTACGACACCTCAATTCTTATTTTGCCCGCTACAAATGGATGTTGCTGCTTGGAATTTTATTCATCAGCGTATCCAATTTTTTCGGCGTACTCTCCCCTGCCCTCATTCGTGAATCGTTCAATTCCATCAGTGAATGGATTGCCAAAGGAAGCGAAGGAAAACTCAGCAGCGATGAAGTGATTTCCGGTGCCATGAAGGCGGCTTTGTGGTATGCGGTGGTATATATGATTTATGCTTTGCTCAAAGGATTGTTCCTCTTTTTTACCCGGCAGACCATTATCGTGATGTCGCGCCACATAGAGTACGATCTTAAAAATGAAATTTACGCCAAGTACCAGGAACTGAGTTTATCCTTTTACCGACGGAATAATACAGGCGATTTAATGAACCGCATCTCGGAAGATGTAAGTCGCGTGCGGATGTATATTGGTCCCGCCATCATGTACATCACCAATCTGGCCGTGTTGTTTGTATTGGTGATTTACCGGATGATTGATATTAATCCGGAACTTACCTTATACGTATTAACGCCCTTGCCGATTATGGCTTTTCTGGTGTACACTGTTTCTAAACGCATCAATAAAAAAAGCGAAGAAGTACAGGCCCAGCAGTCGAATTTAACTACACATGCACAGGAAGCATTTGCTGGTATTCGCGTGGTAAAAACCTTTGGCAGGGAAAAAAGTATAGAAGAAGATTTTCGCAAGGAAAGTGAGTTGTACAAGCACCGCGTTTTAAGTCTGGTAAAAACCGATGCCCTCTTTTCGCCGGTGATTACTTTGTTGATTGGATTATCTACGATTCTTACGGTTTATATTGGGTGCCGACAAGCCTTTGAGGGTCAGATTGAAATTGGCGTGATTGCTGAATTTGTCATTTATGTTAACATGCTCACCTGGCCTTTTGCTACGGTAGGATGGGTTTCCTCCCTGATCCAACGCGCGGCGGCATCGCAGGAGCGGATCAATGAATTTTTACGGATTCAGCCTGAGATCAAAAATGAAAAAAGCGAAGAAGAAGAAGTGCGGGGGCAGATTGAATTTAAGGATGTCAGCTTCACCTATGGTGATTCGGGCATACAAGCTTTAAAAAACATCAGCTTTAAAGTAGAGCCTGGTCAAACCCTTGCCATTATTGGAAAAACAGGATCGGGAAAATCGACCATCTCCGCTTTGATTTGTCGCTTACTCGAAGCCGAAAAAGGGGTGGTTCATATCGACGGAAAAGCGATTGCAGAGGTGAATCTGGACAGTCTCCGTTCCAACATCGGCTACGTACCGCAGGATGTATTCCTGTTCAGCGATACCATTGCGAACAATATTTCCTTCGGACTCAAAAAAGAAACTGCCACAAAAGAACGCATTGAACAAGCAGCGAAGGATGCTGCCATTTACGATAACATCAGCGAATTTAAAGAGGGCTTTGAAACACTGGTGGGAGAAAGGGGAATTACCCTGAGCGGGGGACAAAAACAGCGGGTTTCCATTGCACGTGCCATTATCCGTGAACCACGGATTTTGATATTCGACGACTGTTTATCGGCCGTGGATACCGAAACGGAGGACCAGATTCTGCGCAACCTCAAGCGGATTATGCAGGGCAGGACTTCGGTGTTGATTAGTCACCGCGTAAGCACCGTACGCCATGCCGATCAGATCATTGTGCTGCAAAACGGAGAAATCGCCGAGCGCGGAACCCATCAGGAACTCATCGATAAACAAGGATATTACTTCGACCTATACCGCAAACAGCTCCTTGAAGAGCAAAAAATAGGCTAA
- a CDS encoding PUR family DNA/RNA-binding protein, with protein sequence MEEGYDKNGNGRDRDEIYSKAVRAGKRTYFFDVKTTRGSDLYITITESKKRFDKDGVKFNYEKHKIFLYKEDFEKFVEGLNETVAKISELKENGYTPSAESEGNESYSYTSVEFEDLDKQH encoded by the coding sequence ATGGAAGAAGGATACGATAAAAACGGCAATGGGAGAGATCGCGATGAGATTTATTCAAAAGCTGTGAGGGCCGGAAAGAGGACCTATTTCTTCGATGTTAAAACTACCCGTGGCAGTGATCTTTACATCACGATCACCGAAAGCAAAAAACGCTTTGACAAGGACGGTGTAAAATTCAACTACGAGAAGCACAAGATTTTCCTGTATAAAGAAGATTTTGAAAAGTTTGTAGAAGGTTTAAATGAAACCGTAGCAAAAATCAGCGAACTGAAAGAAAACGGATACACTCCAAGCGCAGAAAGCGAAGGCAATGAATCCTATTCCTACACCAGCGTTGAATTTGAAGATCTGGATAAACAACATTAA